The sequence aataaaaatactcaaattgatataaataaaatattgactaataaataattctcattcataaaatattctctactgatagatttttatatactaGTAAAAAATTGTGATCTACGGCATATTTAATATGCGTACAATAACATTTACAGCTCGCTGCCAAGCGTAGCCCTGAGCAGGAGAAAGAGGCTCAGGAGTGGATTGAAGGTGTCCTTGGCGCCAAATTCCCTCCTGGTGAAGCGTTCGAGGATGTCCTTAAGGACGGCACCGTCCTCTGCCAGCTCATCAACAAGCTCAAGCCTGGCTCCGTCTCCAAGATCAACTCCTCTGGTGGACAGTTCAAGATGATGGAGAACATCACCAAGTAAGTTTATCCATAGTAGTTATGTGATCACCCCTTGATTTGATTgactttttaaattgattagtAGGTATCTTTCCAATTTCCATATAATAGTCTCGAGTCGCTtccatttgtatttaatatctaCAAGTACCCACAGTATCTTTAAAACATTGGTCGTGAATGaactatataaaattcaatatactcaaatatataatttattacagctTCCAGGCAGCCATAAAGGCATACGGTGTCCCTGACATCGATGTGTTCCAAACAGTCGATCTGTGGGAGAAGAAAGATATCGCGCAAGTCGTCAGCACACTGTTTGCTCTCGGCCGTGAGGTGAGCTTATTAACGAACACCAATTCATTGCCAAAtaacattgaatttataaactcagatattataaagcaattatATAATTGTCTTTTAAACTGTATTGACTTACTACAttaccatttttaattttttttgccttCTATTTCGAGCTGATTAACATAAACATTACGAAAATAGGAGTTACATGCTTTAATACGAAATAGCACGTTTACAATTTGTTTGCTTTGAGATACATTTCAAATTTGAGGACTTGGAAGCGTGCCAAGTTTAACCAAATTTTACGAGTATCGTGCAACATTACCTCAGTTTTCATAAATATCCAAGGCCACGCGGTTTAGCAGAGGCCGTTAGGAGATTATTCGAATTTCACACATTCCATGTTCAATATCAAATATCTTGCCAGTAGAATAAATGCTAATAAACTCTGTATTTGTTCAGACCTACAGGCACCCTGAATGGAACGGACCTTACCTTGGCCCCAAGCCCGCTGAGGAGTGCAAGCGTGACTTCTCTGAGGAAGTACTTAAAGCCGGCCAAACCGTGATTGGTCTTCAAGCCGGTTCCAACAAGGGCGCTACCCAGGCTGGACAGAACCTCGGCGCTGGCCGCAAGATCCTGCTCGGCAAGTGAGCGTACCACCTGAGAAAagtgatattaatatataagtattttttgtacaaaactgAGTGGATATGGATATGGACGCTAAAGAGACTGTAAGCCTTTGAGAATATCTAGTCAAGTATGATAGCTTAAGATTTACTTGTCTCTTATAACGTGGAGTATTACATACCCACAATTACTCGTAGATATTGTATACCTACATTTGACTATATTGTTCCATGTAGCGCCAAGATGATTTTGTACATACGTATTTAggattaagtacctacatatatttatttatttccattttatataataaaatattcttataaaattttctacatATTATTTCGTCTGAGAAATTAACGAGTTTTTTAATAATCCATGTAACAGAAATgttaatgaaaacaatattattggtAAAATATCTTTATGACCATTATGTACATAgacctttttttaaaacatattaattaccttataataaatagaatatacacatgaaTTAATATAAAGGTGTATTTGGGTGTGTATATTCATGTATTTAGGCCAAGTTCTAACTGACcatataaatgcaaaaacataaataataataaatatcgacgtccgtataaactatttgttcaatatctggactaaaatggcaaccaaaacgtcactgtcatTACcgatttatttacttgaacaacaaataattttacttatttgactactattttttattcaaatccaggtttacacttagacttcgaggtcttatattatgagcgccactctgtaCATAACCACTAGGTTTCAATATTGACCTTACTAAAGTCAGTTaacacagtaaatgttcggaacgtcaaatctagtacgtagagttctatatatataaaaatgaatccctatttcttttggttacgccatcacgcgtcaacggctggagcgatttcactatttttttttgttgtgtttttattgtcaggagaaggttcttatgaaagaaaaaattaaaaaaattgcacggcaaatttgaaaatttaagaaaacttaacgaatatattaattttatataactgtcaattgtttggaataactgtcagcgattgacagaatgcgcgctgcaaattcatagttaagaccggacaaagtctgtcgggtcaactagtcaaTGATAAGAAACAAATAATTGACACAACTGACAGTCACTCACAAAGATACGAACTTACACTAAAAGGCAAGTCTTATAACGTTAGTACCTCGAAATATTACGCTAATATAACACCCAGAACCgaaacaaatacacacatacacagaCAGCGTTGTCATCGTCGTATCGTTAATTGTTGATGCGTCCTTGTTTTTATACCTCTTAACTGTATTTTTGTTGCCAAAATCATTATGTCGATGTCGATAATGACACTAGACTCTATTTAAAGGCTATCGCGTCTTCTTAGTCCTTCAACACCTCCCCTGGGGTCCTCAGAAGGAAATAAAGCCCCAGGCTATTGAACTAAGGCCGGTATTGAACACAAATCACAAACATTTGTCCTATTGCGGGGATTAAACCATAGGTGTAGTGCAAAGTCCCGAATTTACATTTCACAGCCGTCTATTCGTCCATAATGGATGCCACTGTacgcttata is a genomic window of Manduca sexta isolate Smith_Timp_Sample1 chromosome 22, JHU_Msex_v1.0, whole genome shotgun sequence containing:
- the LOC115455100 gene encoding muscle-specific protein 20 gives rise to the protein MSLERQVRAKLAAKRSPEQEKEAQEWIEGVLGAKFPPGEAFEDVLKDGTVLCQLINKLKPGSVSKINSSGGQFKMMENITNFQAAIKAYGVPDIDVFQTVDLWEKKDIAQVVSTLFALGRETYRHPEWNGPYLGPKPAEECKRDFSEEVLKAGQTVIGLQAGSNKGATQAGQNLGAGRKILLGK